The DNA window TGCATCTGCTGTGGTTTTTACTGTTAAATTTTCATTTTATTGTTTAATTAAAAACAGGATAAACGAAACCTGAAACAAAATCTTTTGTATTTACTAAACAAACCACAATAAATCTTGGCTTCAAATAAAAAAAATGAGGGTTTCTACAAGGCCAAAAAAATTTAATATTTATTATAAATTACAACAATAAACTACAGTTAGTTAACATTTTTTTGATTTACATTTGCAGATAAATTTTTGATTTGTTGTAGATAATGCTATTTGGTTGTATTCTTTGGATTTGTATCATTCCAAAAAAATTCAATTGTTAATTTCAATTCATTAATAAAATCATCTTTAGGGTTGTATCCTATAGATTTTGCAGTTTTAATATCTGCCAATGAGTGGTTAATGTCACCAGGCCTAGGATCGACATATAATGGGGTAATGTTTTTTCCCATTATTTCATTTAAAATTTTAATTAAATCATTAAGAATTATTTGCCGACCACAAGCTATATTGAAAATTCCAGTATTATTAGATTCACATGCTTTAATATTAGCATTTACCACATTTTTAACATATGTGAAATCACGACTTTGAGTTCCGTCACCATAAACCATAGGAGATACTCCATTTTTTATTGCTGTTATGAATTTAGGGATAACTGCAGAGTACTGTGAATTAGGATCCTGTCGTGGACCAAAAACATTAAAATATCTAAGTGAAACTGTTGGAAGTCCATAAATTTCCTCAAATATGTTACAATACAGCTCTCCAGTAGCTTTGGTAATTGCATATGGAGATTTTGGATTTATTGGCATTGTTTCAACTTTAGGTAATTTGGGTGTGTCTCCATAAACTGAAGAAGAACTTGCAAATACAACCTTTTTTACTCCAGTTTCATGAGCTGCATTGAGTACTTTTAAAGTACCAGTTATGTTTGTTTCATTAGAACTAATTGGATCTTTAATACTCCGTGGAACACTTGGTAATGCAGCTTGATGAAGTACATAATCTACATCTTCAAAAATATCATTTAGATCCAATTTGTTTACGTCTCCAATTTTAATTGATAATTCATCTTGGAAATCTTGAACATTCTTAATGTTTCCAGTTGATTCATTATCAACTATAGTAACATCGTTTTTTTTGCAAAGTTCCTCAGAAATATGGGAACCAATAAATCCTAAACCGCCAGTCACAACTATATTTTTGTTTTTAATTTTTTTATCCCCTTTCAATCATGTCTTTGTAATATTAATCTTTTGGAGAATTTATATATTGTACTTTACCATATATAGAATATAAACTAAATCAAGGATATCTAATATTTAAGATAATTTCGTGGGGTTTACTATGGGGAATCTGTTGGAGAGGATTCAAAAAAGAACGGCTATAATTGCTATAGTTGGATTGGGTTATGTTGGCTTGCCTACTGCGATTTTCTTCGCTGAGAATGGGTTTAAAGTAATTGGGGTTGAAAAGGATGAAGTTAAACTAACTAAAATAAAAAAGGGTATATCAACTATAGGTGAACTGAATTTAGACATGAGGTTATCAAAAGTAGTAAATGAAAAAAAATTGATTGGAACTGCTGATCTTAAATGGGCAACAGAACAATCTGATATTATAATTTCAATTGTACCCACACCCGTAGACGAATTTAAAGATCCGGATCTAACACCAATTAAATCTTCAGGTGAACAAATTGCCAAAGGATTAGCTGAAGGTAAACTTGTAATTTTAGAATCAACTGTTTATCCTGGAGTAACAGAAGAATGTTTACAGCCAATATTAGAACAATCCGGACTTAAAGCAGGAACAGATTTTGGACTAGCTTACTGCCCTGAAAGATACAATCCTGGTGATGTTGATCATGGTATTGAAAAGGTTTCTAGAGTTGTGGGTGGGATAACACCTGAATGGGCTGAAGTAACTCGTGAACTTTATAAAATTATTATTAATGAAGATGTCAAAGTATTAAATAATATAAAAACAACAGAAGCTGCTAAGGTAATTGAAAACACACAGCGAGATTTAAACATAGCTTTAATGAATGAACTTGCAATGATATTTGAACGTTTAGACATAGATGTGATGGATGTAATTGAAGGTGCAAGTACTAAATGGAATTTCAACGTGTATTATCCTGGAGCGGGTGTTGGGGGGCATTGTTTACCTGTAGATCCGTATTATTTGGTTAAAAAGGCCAAAGAACTTGGATACCACTCAAAAGTTATTGCAGCAGGCAGATCAATTAATGATAACATGCCTTTGCATGTGATGAATCTTGTTCAGGATGCTTTAAACGAACAGGAAAAATCAATAAAAAATTCCAAGATCGTTGTTTTAGGATTTTCATACAAAGAAAATGTAGGTGATCCAAGAGAATCCCCTGCAAAAACTTTAACCAAAAACTTAGTTTGGAAGGAAGCTGAAGTAGTAATAGTTGATCCATATATCGAGGAAATCAATGAAAAATTTGGAGTCTTAAATAATAAATTCTCAGATGCAATAAATGGGGCTGATGCATTGGTTCTCATGACAGCACATGATGATTTTAAATCAATAGATTTTAACGAAGTTTTAAAATCAATGAATACTCCAATAATTGTTGATGGGAGAAGAATTTATGATCCTGATGAATTGAGGGATATGGGCTTCCATTACAAAGGTGTTGGAGCTGTAAATACAGTAAAATAATTATTTTTTTTATTTTTTTTGGTTTCATTTCATGCCGTTATCGCACGAGATGCAAACATTATGGTAGTTTTATGTTTTGCTGTTAATCTTTAAAAAATAGGACGTGAAATAACTCTTTAACGATGTATTAATGAATATTCTAAGTATTATGACAATATTTTATCTATATTTGGTTTTTAGAAATTTTTCAACGAATCATATCATATAGCTTTTTTCGAATTTTGGGATCGTTCAATAATTCATCCAATAATTTATTTCTTTCATTATAGTTTGTTTTTTTCTTCAAATTTTTCCTTCATTTCTGTTAGTTCTTGGGCTAATGCAGCTATTCCTTCATCTTTTGAGTCAACGAAGTTTTTTTTCTGAATACATTGTTTTCAACTCCTTCAGTTTTTCTTTATCTATAGAAAGTGAAGGTAATACTTCCAAGTAGTGATTTTTAAGGTCATCTGGATTTATTTGCCAATAAGTCGTATCCTTTTTGTTTATTTTATGACCTGCCATGTAGTCTGCAAATATTTTTGAGGAATTATTATTGATTATAATCTGATGAAATATTTTCTTAAGCCATTAGCTCTCCAAAAACTATAGGTATATTCCTTTTGAAAACCTGCCTTTAAGTCTAATCTGCGGAAATTCGTCACAACCTTATCTCTTGCTTAATTTGTTTCCAAAGACATATTACAAAAATAGTATCTGCATTAGTTTTTATCCGAATTTTCTTTTTCTACCATAACAATGTTCTTTAGATAAATATATGTATGTTAATTAGGTGGTTCGGTCTTGATTTTGATGGTGGTTTCTGTCTCATTAATCTTGTCTACAATAATTGTCTTATTTTTTTCATGATTTGACTGGATATTGATGTTTATATTGTTTTTTTCCATATTTACTCCACTTGTATTGGTGTTATTATGATATATATCATTAACTGGAAGTATGGTGTTTGTTAGGGTATTTTGAACGGGTATTGTTAGATAAAACATCATTGGAATTAATAGGAATATCATTGTTAAACTAAAAGCTTTATCTTGATTTGTTCCTGTTTTCACTCGTCGTTTCCCATTAAACACTACAAAATTGGTGTTCCATAATGGTGAAAAAATTGGTGTTCCATATGTTGTCATCACATCCAGTGCTGAATGTGATATGAGTCCTATTGTGAGTGCAGCTCCCACAGTAAAATTGAAGTATCCAATGATTATGGTGGGCACGATCCAGAATATTGAATGTCCATAACTTTTATGTTTACCTAAAATTTTATCTAAAAGATCTGGAAATACCGATATCCATCCTGCAAGGAAGACACCTAAGAAAATCTGATTCAAATTCTTTAAAATTGCAAATGATAGGAATAAAACAAGAGCACCAGCAATATGGGTATAACTTTTCATGGTCTGCCACCCATGTAAAACAGTGTTCTAAATATTATAAGTACAAACCAAATAGCTCCAATCAAAACATATACATTTTGTAGGGCAGATGAGACGAATTTAAGGTAGAATAATGAACAGTAGAAAGTTATAATAATGTAAAACACATATGTTACGTTGATTTCATTTGAAGTACTGTTTTTTTCGTATTCTTCGTTATTAACAAATTCGAATTGTTTAAAAAATGGGTAGATTTCTTTCTTAAATTGTTCTGAAAAACTGCAGATAAACTGTATATTCGGTGAATTATAGAGTTGCTGGTATACTTGGGCAGTTCTTTTAGTCAACCTCTCAAAGTTGTTGAAGATTATTATTAATCGATCGTATTCTGGGTCATTGATTATGAGATCTGTAAGATCTGGTATTGTCATAGGGTTTAAAGGATTTTTATCATTTACTCCTATTGTATTGATAATTTCTATTAACCTTCCCTTAATTGGTGTGGGTTCATTAAAATAAACACAAATATGGTCTTCTTTTAATTTTGTGTAACACTTGTACACATTTTTATCATAGAAAATGATATTGGTATTTTTATCAATTTTGTCTAGAATCTCTGAATCTTCCATACCATTATTATGATCATTTAATAATATAGTATTAACTAATTTGTGAAAATTAATGTAGAACCGTGAAATTCTAAATTTTTAGAATAAATTTAAAATAACATGATCTTATGTTTTTTGGATGGTGTTGTTTATTTGGTAATAAACGTCGATATGATGGGGTGTTTCTGTTCGTTTTACAGTGGCTATGTTAGATGTTATGGATTTAAATGGTGCTTTGGCTGTTACATTAATTATATTTAGACCATTATTAATGCCGACCATTCCATAGAAATTTCCATCATCATCTACAACAGCAGGTATACCATTAATATAAACCAAAGCTTCAGGATCTGTTTTTCCTGTTTGATTTAAAAGGTTCATATCTTTATTAAAGCTATATTCTCCATTATTTAAAATTAAATTTGTAGGTTCATAGCCAAAAATGTAAAAACCCACGATAATAAACCCTATAAAGCAAATAACTACTAAAATATATTTCCACATATTTTACTCACCATTTCTCCTATTTATATAAAAAATCATTTTGTTGTAATCCTTATTTTTATTAGAAATCATTTTCATCCATACGCTACCCATAGTATTATTATGTATCATATTCGTATTAATATTTTTCTATATCTCATTTTTTTTTAGACAGAATCAAAACAAGCAGGGTTTAAATGAATGTATTCCATAAGTTTCCTGTTTTATTGAGAAGATTTTAAGGGTTGGATTAATACTTAAAGTAATAATGGTCTCTTTTTTTAGGTGTCTATTAAAATAATAATGAGTTATTCATTTTAAGGAGTGTTAAATCTTAAATCAAAGATTTGAATAATAAAGGATTATGGATTGTTAAACTGATTATTTTGTGAATAGTTTTTGATCTGATTAAATTAAAAATAAAAATAATAAGACATAAAATGTTACATCACTATTCTGCCAGGTCCCACTGTATAGTATGGGCCACCATTACCAGTTAAGGTGTTGTTTATGAGGGTGTTGTAGTCGTTGGCCTGTTTGGTGGTCAGTGCTATTCCCACAACACTGTTATTTTCTATGATGTTGTCTTTGATTATGTTCCCAGTTCCAACCACATCAATACCTGCTGTATTGTTGCTGAAATTATTATTCTGTATTAAACTGTTGCTTAATTTCGCCCAAACACCATTAAAACTTTTTATTACTGTGTTGTTTTCGATGATGAAGCCTGTGGATAATCCTCCTCCTAAATCTTCTACAGCAATACTGTCTCGAGTGTTAATTACTGTGTTGTTTAAGATTTTAAAGTCAGTACTTCCTGCAACTGTGTAGATCCCGGTGCCAGTATGAACCAAGGGATCTCTTGTGTTGTTCAGGTCATAATTATTTGTCACAACGTTGTTGTTTATCGTAATATTTTTACTTGGAGCATCGTACAACATTCCGAACTCTGCACCGGATAAAACATTATTTTGAATTGTTGAATTGTATAACGGACCTTCAAAGGCCATATTATTACCATAAAATGGATTTGTGCCTATTAATGTGTTTGAGGATACTTTAAGGTTTACATTTGTTCCGGTACTCATAATCCCATTTAAATTTGATGATATATTATTTCCAATTATTTCAACGTTTCTGGTGCTTGTGATTACAATGGGATAGTCTCCACTTAAGCTGAAACCTTTCACTTTGCATCCGGTGTAGGCAATATTTATTTGTTTGAGATTTACTGTACCATTCGCTGTTAACGTGATGTTTTTCAATATTTTAAGGTTTTCTGTGTAATTTCCAGAATTAACTATTATGGTGGATCCTACGGGTGCTGAATTGATAGCTGTTTGAATGCTTTGTCCAGGATTTACAACCACAGTTGAAGGTTCGATCGTTAAAATGTTAGAAGTAGTAGGGTTTGTATAACCTATTAAAGTAACTAATACGCATAAAATAATCAATATTCCTGTTAAAATTGTATTATTTTGCATATAAACTCCTCTAAGTTATGGGTTACATGATGCGAAAATATGTCCAATTATTAAATAACAGTTTAAATGGCAACTGTTCTAAAATTATATATCTCTATAATAATTTAGATTTGAAGAAATAATAAATGTATTCCCTCAAATTATGAATTTATGGACCCCATGAAAAATAAGAAAATAGTTATGAAATATCAGATTTCGGAGACTTGGAAAAAATATGGACTATTCCCATAGAATTTGTAACTCAATTAGTAATTTTAGAAACATAAATATTAATTATTACAAGATTTTTACATATTATATATCGTTATAACAACAAATGAAAGCCCATTATGGAAATATTAGGATTCTTGACATTTATCACCGTTTATTTACAATAAGATGAATTTTAACATATCAAATTTTATTTTCCAAAAAAAACAAAGATTAACATGTTAGTATGTTATCACAAAACTATATATTTTTATTTTTGTACGATTATAACAACATACTTAAATTAATTCCAAAAAATTATTATTAATTATAAATTGTTTGATAATAATGGGGGGAATATATGAATAAAAAAACAATTGTTCCAATAGTTTTTTTGATTGTGGCTTTAGTAGCAGTATCTGGGTGTACATCAAATAATGGTAACTCAACATCTGTAAAGAATTATACTGGAAATGGTGTTAGTTTTAGTTATCCTGGTAACTGGACTTTAGAAAATCAAACAACAGGAAATGACACCATAATGGTAACTGATTTGAGTTCAATGAATGCTTCTCGGGTTACAACATCATTTGAAGTTCAGATTATCCCATTAAACGGGCTTACAGAACAATCTGCTTTAGCACAATTTAACAACACAATTCATCCAACTGAGTGGAAAAAAATATCTAACAACACCCTTACAATCAACGATAAAACAGCCTATCAGAGAACATACATTGCCAACGATACAAATTACAACCAAACCATGAGATATTCAGAAATATTATTCGTAAAAAATGGAAACATCTATATAATAACACTACAAGCACAAGATAACACCTTTGACAGTGTAAAATCAAAGTTTGACACCATCATAAACAGCTTAAAAATACAATAATTATATTTCGAGATCTGAAAGTATTAAAATGAAGTACTTTCCACCATTCTTTTTTTTAGAATCATCCTGGTTGTATAACCAATTAAATCAACTAAACGTATAAAATAATTACTATTCTGGCCAAAAATTTTATTATTTTGCATATATTATCTCATCAAAATTTATTAAACAAAAATAATTGGATAAAAATAGGGTCTCATAAATTATCTTACTCTTTCTTTTTTCGTTTATCCCGGTCTTCAGATGCAACTTGGATCATCTGGGCAATCTTTGAAATATCTTCATACACCCTTTTCAGATCTGTTTTTTCATTATTTATGGAAGCATCCTGGTATTCAATGGCCCCTGCAGGGGAAAAATCATCTTCAGAGACCACCATTCCGAACTGTCTTACTATTTCAGGTTCTATTATATCATCGAGTGGATTTTCAAGCCTTTCATTCACATCAATTTTCAAACCATCCATAAATTCATCCATTTCAGACTCTACAAATCCCATCACAATAATTTCAGTTGGATCAAACACGTTGATTGCAGTGAACATCCGAGTACGTGCTCCGAACCCAACTGTGTGGTACCATGCCTTTCTAAAGTCTTCATAGGTTTTTCCAGGTTTTAACTTTCTTTTAACAATAGCAACTGTCATCATTTTTATCAAACCCCAATAATTTAATCCAAAAATCTTTTTATAAACATTTTCTATTCTCATATCTAATGAATAGGGAATATTTCTTGTGTAAATTTTACAAAGAAATACCTCAAAGTACTTTTTTAATTGTTTAATCGTTATTTCCAAAAAAAATCTCAAAAAAATAATAAAAAAGGAATATGGGATGTTAAACCCCATTCATGGTTTTAGATATTTATGTAACTGTAATGTTCACAGTTTGACTATTGTTACTGCTGTTGGTATCGTTTATCAGTGGAGTGTAGGTTACTGTGTTCATGATGGTTGTGTTTCTGGTTGTTGCCTTGGCCACAATGTGCAGTGTTGCTGACTGGCCACTTGTAAGTGTTCCTATGGTCCAAATTCCGTTTGATAGGTTTAATGCTCCCTGGCTATCATCAGATAAGTAAGTAATATTACCGTTACTTAACCATTCACTCACAGCCACATTTTGAACAGTATCAGGGCCGTTGTTTGTTACTGTTACTGTGAATGTTATAACATCGTTGTAGTTTGGGTTGGTGTTGGATACACTGTTATTTACCTGTATATCTGCAGTTACAGCAGGTACTGTTATTGTAACTGTTTGGTTGTTGTTGGTGCTGTTTGGATCTGATGTAACTGGAGTGTAGGTTGCTGTGTTAATTATGGATGTGTTTGGAGTGTTTGCTCTGGCCACAATATTTAATGTTGCTGATTGTCCGCTTGCGAGTGTTCCTATGGTCCAGATTCCGTTTGATAGGTTTAATGCTCCTTGGCTATCATCTGAAATATAAGCAATATTACCGTTACTTAGCCACTCAGAGATGGCTACATTTTGAGCAGTGTCTGGTCCGTTGTTTGTTACTGTTACTGTGAAGGTTATAACGTCGTTGTATTTAGGATTGGTGTTGGATACACTGTTATTTACCTGTATATCTGCACTCAGTGGTGGTACTGTTATGGTTGCTGTTTGGTTGTTGTTGGTGCTGTATGGATCTGATGTAACTGGAGTGTAGGTTGCTGTATTAATTGTGGATGTGTTGGGAGTGTTTGCAATTGCAACGATGTGGAGTACTGCTGATTGTCCGCTTGCGAGTGTTCCTATGGTCCAGATTCCGTTTGATAGGTTTAATGCTCCTTGGCTATCATCTGATACGTAGGTTATGTAACTGTTGTTTAACCCTTCAGTGATTGCAACATTTAAAGCAGGGCATGGGCCGTTGTTTGTGACTGTCACTGTGTAAGTAATTGTGTCTTTGTAGTGAGGTTTGGTGTTGGACACAGTGTTTGTGACCTGTACATCTGCAATGTTTGTGGCAACTGTTAAGTTGGCTGTACCATTGCTTCCGGCGTAGGTTGAATCCTGTATAAATTCTGCTAATATTGAATAAACACCAATATTTTGTGTAACGGTGTAGGCGAAGGTAGCAACTCCATCACTGTTTGTGACAGCAGTTCCTAAAAACGTACCGTTGACACTGAATCTTATAGTTTTACCTGCCAAGGTTATGTTATTTTTAGTGTCCCTTAAAGTAGCGATGAGGTTTGTTCCAACTCCTTTGTAACCTGTGATTGGATTAACTTTAACAGAGGTGGAAATTGCTGCAGGTACACTTATGGAAATATTTGTGGAAACACTCTGTGAATTAACACTGGCATTTACCTTAGAAATACCTGGAGATACTGCATTAAAAACAGCAGAAGCTGTTCCATTGACTGTAGTTCCACTTAAAGGAGTCACAGTTCCCAATGTGTCGTTACTAAAATTCACAGTTATTCCATCTGGAACTGTCATACCAGAATACAGGGATCTAACATCCACCCCGTTACTGTTGTGGTTTAAATCAGCAGTCACTGTGGAGTTAGATCCTGTTATTAACTGGTTTGGATTGGCAGAAAGCGTTAAAACTATCCACGGATTTATGTTGAAATAACCATAGATATTTGCTGGAGAACTGTTTGATCCCCACCAGTTGTTTAGAGCATTTAAATAACCAGTTGTGTCTGGACTGTAAACCTGGTAGGTATTCCCAACAACGCTGTTTAAATTGAAATTAGCAGCGTTGTAGTTACTGAAGGAAGCACCGTAAAGGTTGTACTCCAACCTGTTGGACACAACACTGTTACTGGTACCAGTAATTGTAAGACCGGCCTCACCATTGTAGGACATTGAATTCCCAGTTATGTTACAGTTTGAACCTGTAACTGTGAGTCCAGTTTGATTGTTATGATCTATGGTGTTGTTGGTAAAATTCGTGTATGGACTTGCACTGTTGATACCATTGTTGTTGTAGGATATAACGTTGTTAGAAACTAGGTTGTAATCTGCATTGGTAGATTTCTGGATGTAGAGTCCTATCAAATTATTTTGAAGGGTGTTGCCTGTTACTGTGTTGTAAACACCCACCAACAACACACCACTTCCATTGGTGTTGGTTATGTTGTTTCCTGAGATTGTCACATGATCTGCGGTCGAGATAATTCCATTATCAGAGTTATTATTAACTACATTGTTTGAAATGGTTGTGTAGTTACTTGCACTGTTGATTCCTGCTGTGTTATTGTTCAAGGTATTTCCACTCACGGTGTTGTAATCTGCACTGGAATAGTCTGCAAGGGTTATACCAGTATTACCGTTGTTTGAAGCTGTGTTGTTTAAGATCTTGTTATTTTTACCTGTTATGTCAATTCCACTTACAAGGTTTCCTGTAGCTGTGTTGTTGGAGATGGTGCTGTCAGTTAAAAGGATCCAGAAACCATTTTTGTTTCCTGTAACAGTATTACCGCTGAGGTTGAAGTTGTTGGCAGTATTGGTTCCAATTTGCTGTACTGCTATTCCGTCTTCAGCCCCTGTTACAGTGTTGCCTGTAATGGTCATGCCTCGAGAATTGTCAGTAGTGTAAATTCCAACTCCATTGTAACCTGTACAGATCACTTTGTTGTTTGAAACAGTGTTGTTTTCACTGTTGTTGTTAAAAATAATACCATTTAAAAAGTTACTAATGTTATTTCCACTGATGGTGTTGTTGACAACTGTACCATATTCAAAGCTAATCCCATTTCCTACACTCGGATTAACACCTGTAATGGTGTTACCAGTTACCCTTGAATTGTAAATGTCCCCATAAAATTGAATTCCAACTAAAGATGCACCAGATATGATGTTGTTGGATATGATGCAGCTGTTGGCATTATTTATCATGATACAGTAATTACTCTGGGTCATGATAAAATTCTGAATTGAAGACCCCGAAGCAGCAGAGTTAACAGTAAAAACCGCAGAACTGCTATTTTTAGCCTCAATTGTTACATTACCATTTGATTTTATGTTAACTTTTTTGTTTATGGAAATACTTTCTTTATAGGTGTACCCTTTATTGTTGTCGTCGTATACAATGATATTGTCTCCGTCAGACGCACCGTTAACAGCAGTTTGAATACTTTCGCCAGGATGTACTGTAACGTTGGCAGCACTGATGGATTGTAGTGATATTAAACAAGTTCCCATAAATATTATGATAATGATCATTTTTTTAATCAAAAATCTCACCAACCTATAATATTTGTAATATTTTCATGTACAATCACTATACATATAATAATTACACAGGAATTCTGTGATGAAAATCACAAAAAGAGTGTTAATAAATGAAATATCCTGATTCCAACAAAAAAACAATAATATTTTAATGTAAATTCCACTATTAAAACCCCTTAATTAGAATAGGCCCTCCCTAATTTCTCCAGCTCAAGTTTTTATTGGGGCTGTAACCAGATAACTCAGTATTTAGAGTTAAAATAAGTTAGCAGTGGTTTTCATTCTTCCATAAAAGCAGCAAAACTAACAACGATACTAAAACGAAGGGCATCATGGTGGTTGCACCGATTAGGATATACTCCACTTTACCCAAGGTCAATGCTCGAACA is part of the Methanobacterium lacus genome and encodes:
- a CDS encoding SDR family oxidoreductase, translated to MKGDKKIKNKNIVVTGGLGFIGSHISEELCKKNDVTIVDNESTGNIKNVQDFQDELSIKIGDVNKLDLNDIFEDVDYVLHQAALPSVPRSIKDPISSNETNITGTLKVLNAAHETGVKKVVFASSSSVYGDTPKLPKVETMPINPKSPYAITKATGELYCNIFEEIYGLPTVSLRYFNVFGPRQDPNSQYSAVIPKFITAIKNGVSPMVYGDGTQSRDFTYVKNVVNANIKACESNNTGIFNIACGRQIILNDLIKILNEIMGKNITPLYVDPRPGDINHSLADIKTAKSIGYNPKDDFINELKLTIEFFWNDTNPKNTTK
- a CDS encoding nucleotide sugar dehydrogenase — its product is MGNLLERIQKRTAIIAIVGLGYVGLPTAIFFAENGFKVIGVEKDEVKLTKIKKGISTIGELNLDMRLSKVVNEKKLIGTADLKWATEQSDIIISIVPTPVDEFKDPDLTPIKSSGEQIAKGLAEGKLVILESTVYPGVTEECLQPILEQSGLKAGTDFGLAYCPERYNPGDVDHGIEKVSRVVGGITPEWAEVTRELYKIIINEDVKVLNNIKTTEAAKVIENTQRDLNIALMNELAMIFERLDIDVMDVIEGASTKWNFNVYYPGAGVGGHCLPVDPYYLVKKAKELGYHSKVIAAGRSINDNMPLHVMNLVQDALNEQEKSIKNSKIVVLGFSYKENVGDPRESPAKTLTKNLVWKEAEVVIVDPYIEEINEKFGVLNNKFSDAINGADALVLMTAHDDFKSIDFNEVLKSMNTPIIVDGRRIYDPDELRDMGFHYKGVGAVNTVK
- a CDS encoding metal-dependent hydrolase, whose amino-acid sequence is MKSYTHIAGALVLFLSFAILKNLNQIFLGVFLAGWISVFPDLLDKILGKHKSYGHSIFWIVPTIIIGYFNFTVGAALTIGLISHSALDVMTTYGTPIFSPLWNTNFVVFNGKRRVKTGTNQDKAFSLTMIFLLIPMMFYLTIPVQNTLTNTILPVNDIYHNNTNTSGVNMEKNNININIQSNHEKNKTIIVDKINETETTIKIKTEPPN
- a CDS encoding right-handed parallel beta-helix repeat-containing protein translates to MQNNTILTGILIILCVLVTLIGYTNPTTSNILTIEPSTVVVNPGQSIQTAINSAPVGSTIIVNSGNYTENLKILKNITLTANGTVNLKQINIAYTGCKVKGFSLSGDYPIVITSTRNVEIIGNNISSNLNGIMSTGTNVNLKVSSNTLIGTNPFYGNNMAFEGPLYNSTIQNNVLSGAEFGMLYDAPSKNITINNNVVTNNYDLNNTRDPLVHTGTGIYTVAGSTDFKILNNTVINTRDSIAVEDLGGGLSTGFIIENNTVIKSFNGVWAKLSNSLIQNNNFSNNTAGIDVVGTGNIIKDNIIENNSVVGIALTTKQANDYNTLINNTLTGNGGPYYTVGPGRIVM
- a CDS encoding PsbP-related protein, with the protein product MNKKTIVPIVFLIVALVAVSGCTSNNGNSTSVKNYTGNGVSFSYPGNWTLENQTTGNDTIMVTDLSSMNASRVTTSFEVQIIPLNGLTEQSALAQFNNTIHPTEWKKISNNTLTINDKTAYQRTYIANDTNYNQTMRYSEILFVKNGNIYIITLQAQDNTFDSVKSKFDTIINSLKIQ
- a CDS encoding right-handed parallel beta-helix repeat-containing protein: MIKKMIIIIIFMGTCLISLQSISAANVTVHPGESIQTAVNGASDGDNIIVYDDNNKGYTYKESISINKKVNIKSNGNVTIEAKNSSSAVFTVNSAASGSSIQNFIMTQSNYCIMINNANSCIISNNIISGASLVGIQFYGDIYNSRVTGNTITGVNPSVGNGISFEYGTVVNNTISGNNISNFLNGIIFNNNSENNTVSNNKVICTGYNGVGIYTTDNSRGMTITGNTVTGAEDGIAVQQIGTNTANNFNLSGNTVTGNKNGFWILLTDSTISNNTATGNLVSGIDITGKNNKILNNTASNNGNTGITLADYSSADYNTVSGNTLNNNTAGINSASNYTTISNNVVNNNSDNGIISTADHVTISGNNITNTNGSGVLLVGVYNTVTGNTLQNNLIGLYIQKSTNADYNLVSNNVISYNNNGINSASPYTNFTNNTIDHNNQTGLTVTGSNCNITGNSMSYNGEAGLTITGTSNSVVSNRLEYNLYGASFSNYNAANFNLNSVVGNTYQVYSPDTTGYLNALNNWWGSNSSPANIYGYFNINPWIVLTLSANPNQLITGSNSTVTADLNHNSNGVDVRSLYSGMTVPDGITVNFSNDTLGTVTPLSGTTVNGTASAVFNAVSPGISKVNASVNSQSVSTNISISVPAAISTSVKVNPITGYKGVGTNLIATLRDTKNNITLAGKTIRFSVNGTFLGTAVTNSDGVATFAYTVTQNIGVYSILAEFIQDSTYAGSNGTANLTVATNIADVQVTNTVSNTKPHYKDTITYTVTVTNNGPCPALNVAITEGLNNSYITYVSDDSQGALNLSNGIWTIGTLASGQSAVLHIVAIANTPNTSTINTATYTPVTSDPYSTNNNQTATITVPPLSADIQVNNSVSNTNPKYNDVITFTVTVTNNGPDTAQNVAISEWLSNGNIAYISDDSQGALNLSNGIWTIGTLASGQSATLNIVARANTPNTSIINTATYTPVTSDPNSTNNNQTVTITVPAVTADIQVNNSVSNTNPNYNDVITFTVTVTNNGPDTVQNVAVSEWLSNGNITYLSDDSQGALNLSNGIWTIGTLTSGQSATLHIVAKATTRNTTIMNTVTYTPLINDTNSSNNSQTVNITVT